Proteins from a single region of Carassius carassius chromosome 37, fCarCar2.1, whole genome shotgun sequence:
- the LOC132117665 gene encoding E3 ubiquitin-protein ligase TRIM7-like, translated as MSQSKPEERLALELSCAICLQLYRDPVALPCGHNYCLGCIRNAASAEDPKSPKRCPECREEYGSPEALPKNFKLSSIVDGFLVATTSGGLKGGPMVPCDQCLDDPVAAVKFCTRCEMSLCPGHLKKHEERHRSLHVLVEPSAERDGKRCPVHLKVTEYLCAQERLFLCSECLMEGTHQHHEVQTFEVAKEEMKRVLEELGKSVSDKLQITEALVKSASEGPTDKAEDKLVARANILLDNMTSLISSYKSRMSTEMNDKLHSRDKSWQASLCDLEGCLHQLQEAQKCTGEVLSQSSEFLFIQNYLNVEARIRQAANVTIPALPSQESSNAKHLRSNLRTDAFHAEMSLLLEYLHGLMNPLDLTFNPATAHPSLLLSSDLKTVKQCAGVKSSTNGDQSERFSTATQVMCTQSFSTGVHMWAVEVGPGCMWSLGLCYKSIPRKGDHSRLGHNTSSWRLQWKSKKMTACYDSANVAVGEGLVMPPKKVEVTLDYEGGTIAFHSSGNGGRRQHLHTFSAVFKDTVYPAFAIHSTSEESWITLLSGA; from the exons ATGTCTCAAAGCAAACCTGAGGAGCGTCTAGCTTTGGAGTTGAGCTGTGCGATCTGTTTGCAGTTGTACCGTGATCCCGTGGCCCTTCCTTGTGGACACAATTATTGCTTGGGTTGTATACGAAATGCTGCCAGCGCAGAAGATCCCAAGTCCCCAAAACGGTGCCCGGAATGCAGGGAAGAGTACGGCAGCCCTGAGGCGCTTCCCAAGAACTTCAAGCTCAGCAGTATCGTGGACGGGTTCCTGGTGGCCACGACCAGCGGTGGACTGAAAGGAGGCCCAATGGTGCCATGTGACCAGTGCCTGGATGACCCTGTAGCTGCGGTGAAATTCTGTACACGCTGTGAAATGTCACTCTGCCCCGGCCATCTAAAAAAACACGAGGAACGGCACCGCTCGCTGCACGTCTTAGTGGAGCCGTCTGCAGAACGGGATGGGAAGAGGTGCCCGGTGCACTTGAAGGTCACGGAGTACCTGTGTGCGCAGGAGCGCCTGTTCCTCTGCTCCGAGTGCCTGATGGAGGGCACTCACCAGCACCACGAGGTGCAGACGTTCGAGGTGGCGAAGGAGGAAATGAAGAGAGTTCTTGAGGAACTGGGGAAGTCTGTGTCTGACAAGCTACAGATTACAGAAGCTCTGGTGAAAAGTGCCAGTGAAGGTCCTACGGACAAGGCCGAAGATAAACTGGTAGCCAGAGCAAACATACTGCTGGACAACATGACTTCGCTTATAAGTTCATACAAG AGTCGTATGAGCACTGAGATGAACGACAAGCTTCATTCTCGGGACAAAAGCTGGCAGGCCAGTCTATGCGACTTGGAGGGTTGTCTACACCAGCTGCAGGAAGCCCAAAAGTGCACCGGTGAGGTTCTCTCTCAGTCCTCAGAGTTTCTCTTCATCCAGAACTACCTCAACGTCGAAGCAAGGATCCGCCAGGCTGCTAACGTCACCATCCCTGCTCTACCTTCACAAGAGTCTTCCAATGCCAAGCATCTGCGCTCAAACCTACGTACAGACGCCTTCCATGCTGAGATGAGTCTTCTGTTGGAGTACCTCCATGGCTTGATGAACCCTCTAGACCTGACCTTCAACCCAGCCACGGCCCATCCTAGCCTTCTGCTGTCCAGCGATCTCAAAACAGTCAAGCAGTGTGCCGGAGTTAAGAGCAGCACCAATGGAGATCAGAGCGAACGCTTCTCCACGGCCACTCAGGTCATGTGCACCCAGAGTTTCTCCACAGGAGTTCACATGTGGGCAGTGGAGGTAGGTCCTGGATGTATGTGGTCTCTGGGCCTGTGCTATAAAAGCATCCCACGCAAAGGTGACCACAGCAGGCTGGGGCATAACACCAGTTCCTGGAGGTTGCAGTGGAAAAGCAAGAAGATGACGGCGTGCTACGACTCGGCTAATGTGGCTGTAGGTGAAGGGCTGGTCATGCCGCCAAAGAAGGTCGAAGTGACCCTGGATTACGAAGGAGGAACTATTGCATTCCACAGCTCAGGAAATGGAGGGCGAAGACAACACCTTCATACATTTAGTGCCGTGTTCAAGGACACAGTATATCCTGCGTTCGCAATCCACTCTACTTCAGAGGAGTCATGGATAACTCTTCTGAGTGGAGCTTGA